From one Candidatus Binatia bacterium genomic stretch:
- the folP gene encoding dihydropteroate synthase: MPAAAVTIFGIVNVTRDSFSDGGRFLEPRAAIEHARSLVDDGADVIDVGAASSHPEAEVVTVAEEIRRLEPVIGALVASGIAVSVDSTQPQVQRFALAAGASWINDIRGFPDQAMYPHLAASGAALVVMHSIARAERATREHTQPAAVLDGIVEFFDARIAALQAAGIARERLVLDPGMGLFLGADPEPSVLVLQRLGELRDRYAVPLMISVSRKSLVGRLSGRPRSPRDASSLATELFAVERGATFIRTHEPRLLRDALVAREALERPLV, from the coding sequence ATGCCGGCCGCCGCTGTCACGATCTTCGGCATCGTCAACGTCACTCGCGATTCGTTCTCGGACGGCGGTCGCTTCCTCGAGCCTCGAGCTGCGATCGAACACGCGCGAAGCCTGGTGGACGACGGCGCCGACGTGATCGACGTCGGCGCGGCTTCGAGCCACCCCGAGGCGGAAGTTGTAACGGTCGCCGAGGAGATCCGGCGCCTGGAGCCGGTGATCGGAGCGCTCGTGGCAAGCGGCATCGCAGTCAGCGTCGACTCGACGCAGCCGCAGGTTCAGCGCTTCGCGCTTGCCGCCGGTGCTTCGTGGATCAACGACATCCGCGGTTTTCCCGACCAGGCAATGTATCCGCACCTTGCGGCGTCGGGCGCTGCACTGGTCGTGATGCACTCGATCGCCCGCGCAGAGCGTGCCACCCGCGAGCACACGCAGCCCGCTGCGGTGTTGGACGGCATCGTCGAGTTTTTCGACGCCCGCATCGCGGCCCTGCAAGCCGCAGGCATCGCGCGCGAGCGCCTCGTCCTCGATCCCGGCATGGGCCTGTTCCTCGGCGCCGATCCTGAGCCGTCGGTGCTCGTGCTGCAGCGCCTCGGCGAGCTTCGCGATCGCTACGCTGTTCCGCTGATGATCAGCGTTTCGCGCAAATCGCTGGTCGGGCGACTTTCGGGCCGGCCGCGGTCGCCGCGCGACGCTTCGTCGCTGGCGACCGAGCTGTTCGCGGTCGAACGCGGCGCCACGTTCATTCGCACGCACGAGCCGCGGCTGCTTCGTGACGCGCTCGTGGCGCGCGAGGCGCTCGAGAGGCCGCTGGTGTGA
- a CDS encoding PhzF family phenazine biosynthesis protein, with protein sequence MSAAASSRPSLLVVDVFAEKPYAGNQLAVVVGARADDWPASRMQAFAREMNFSETTFASPTAVDGAFDVRIFTPSAELPFAGHPTLGTAWVLRHFFHASLPASVALRLGIGVVPVEFDETESGELVRMRPRAPKLCETMDGPTLASHLGIDPSDIDPRHPCRRADIGIQFALVPLRNLASLRAAAPKTLPAGEPGTTLGVLAFCPETYEPGGDFAVRMFFEALGVREDPATGSAAACLAAYLSAERWFGSDRVRARLQQGYQIGRPSCLYIGAERSGDSTTVEVAGKVVLVARGEVS encoded by the coding sequence ATGAGCGCAGCCGCATCTTCCAGACCTTCGCTGCTCGTCGTCGACGTGTTCGCCGAGAAGCCGTACGCGGGCAACCAGCTCGCGGTGGTCGTCGGAGCCCGCGCCGACGACTGGCCGGCCTCGCGCATGCAGGCGTTCGCGCGCGAAATGAATTTCTCCGAGACGACGTTCGCGTCGCCGACTGCGGTGGACGGTGCGTTCGACGTGCGCATCTTCACGCCGTCGGCGGAGCTTCCGTTTGCCGGGCATCCGACTCTCGGCACCGCGTGGGTACTGCGGCACTTCTTCCACGCGTCGCTGCCGGCGTCGGTGGCGCTGCGGCTCGGAATCGGCGTCGTGCCGGTCGAATTCGACGAGACGGAGTCGGGCGAGCTGGTCCGCATGCGGCCGCGGGCGCCGAAGCTCTGCGAGACGATGGACGGGCCGACGCTTGCGAGCCACCTTGGCATCGATCCGTCCGATATCGATCCGCGCCACCCGTGCCGCCGCGCCGACATCGGCATCCAGTTTGCGCTGGTGCCGCTCAGGAACCTCGCGTCGCTGCGCGCCGCTGCGCCGAAAACACTTCCGGCCGGCGAGCCGGGCACGACGCTCGGCGTGCTCGCATTCTGCCCCGAGACGTACGAGCCGGGCGGTGATTTCGCCGTGCGGATGTTCTTCGAGGCTTTGGGCGTGCGCGAAGATCCGGCCACCGGCTCGGCCGCCGCGTGCCTTGCTGCGTATCTCAGCGCCGAGCGCTGGTTCGGCAGCGACCGCGTGCGCGCGCGTCTCCAGCAGGGCTACCAAATCGGACGTCCTTCGTGCCTGTACATCGGGGCGGAGAGATCGGGCGATTCGACCACGGTGGAGGTGGCCGGCAAGGTCGTGCTGGTGGCACGAGGGGAGGTTTCTTGA
- a CDS encoding DUF2905 domain-containing protein encodes MSPAPRILIIAGLVLVVVGLAWPLLGRLGLGRLPGDIAIEREHFRFYFPLTTLVIVNVLLWLLVRLFGGR; translated from the coding sequence TTGAGCCCGGCGCCGCGCATCCTGATCATCGCCGGGCTCGTTCTCGTGGTGGTCGGCCTTGCGTGGCCTCTGCTCGGCCGTCTCGGGCTCGGGCGGCTGCCAGGCGACATCGCCATCGAGCGCGAGCACTTCCGCTTCTACTTTCCGCTGACGACGCTCGTCATCGTCAACGTGCTGCTGTGGCTGCTCGTGCGGCTGTTCGGCGGCCGCTGA
- a CDS encoding DMT family transporter, producing MLEHPETAGDTAADEAEVVVEGIGVDAVAAPPANRGQIHGTQDRVRSACRVRTSRSKWEVGPGVWYVVASALAFSVMTSFVKIAGHRLPSQEVVAARGAVSLLLSWILVRRAGLSPWGTHRRLLLLRGFLGYLALSCVFHAVATMPLADATVLQYLYPLFTAILATAILGERPNARVVIAGAASLAGILLVARPSFLFGSDAAALNLVDVTIAVCGALLTAFAYVGVKHLTALEHPLVIVFYFPLVTFPATLPALLHSALMPTPAEALALVGVGIATQAGQVFLTQGLQHLSATRATALTYLQVVFATTWGAVFFGEIPDHRSMVGAMLVVSGAFLLGITRVRDQPRASGPFRAA from the coding sequence ATGCTCGAGCACCCGGAGACCGCAGGCGACACCGCCGCCGATGAGGCCGAGGTGGTGGTCGAAGGCATCGGCGTCGATGCAGTTGCCGCGCCCCCGGCGAATCGGGGACAGATACACGGGACGCAAGACCGCGTCCGCAGCGCCTGCCGGGTCCGCACCTCGCGCTCGAAGTGGGAGGTAGGGCCGGGCGTCTGGTACGTCGTCGCGAGCGCACTGGCGTTCAGCGTGATGACGTCGTTCGTCAAGATCGCAGGCCACAGGCTGCCGAGCCAGGAAGTGGTCGCTGCCAGGGGCGCCGTGAGCCTGCTTCTCAGCTGGATCCTCGTGCGCCGCGCCGGCCTGTCGCCATGGGGCACGCACCGCCGCCTGTTGCTGCTTCGCGGTTTCCTCGGCTACCTGGCGCTTTCGTGCGTCTTCCACGCCGTTGCGACGATGCCGCTGGCCGACGCGACGGTGCTCCAGTACCTGTACCCGCTTTTCACGGCGATTCTCGCTACTGCGATCCTCGGCGAAAGGCCGAACGCACGCGTCGTCATTGCCGGCGCGGCCAGCCTCGCTGGTATCCTGCTCGTGGCCAGGCCGTCGTTCCTGTTCGGCTCCGATGCCGCTGCGCTGAACCTCGTCGACGTCACCATTGCCGTCTGCGGCGCGCTGCTCACCGCGTTTGCTTACGTCGGCGTCAAGCACCTGACCGCGCTCGAGCATCCGCTGGTGATCGTCTTCTATTTCCCGCTCGTGACGTTCCCGGCGACGCTCCCCGCGCTCCTGCATTCGGCGCTGATGCCGACGCCGGCCGAGGCGCTCGCGCTGGTGGGTGTCGGCATCGCGACGCAGGCAGGACAGGTCTTCCTGACGCAGGGGCTGCAGCACCTTTCTGCGACCCGCGCGACCGCGCTGACGTACCTCCAGGTGGTGTTCGCGACGACGTGGGGTGCTGTCTTTTTCGGCGAAATTCCCGACCACCGCTCCATGGTCGGTGCCATGCTCGTCGTCAGCGGCGCCTTCCTGCTCGGCATCACGCGAGTGCGCGACCAGCCGCGCGCATCCGGACCTTTTCGCGCCGCCTGA
- a CDS encoding DUF488 domain-containing protein: MTPGAPTIHTVGHSTRSLDELVALLRAHGVTAVADVRTVPRSRRHPHFCADSLAIALPEHGIEYLSLRSLGGLRRPRPDSINGAWRNDSFRGYADFMQTDAFIEALEELTSIAREKPTATMCAEAVPWRCHRSLISDALVVRGWRVLDIMSQTKAAAHSLTKFALVDGTTVTYPPEQPDLLPV; this comes from the coding sequence GTGACGCCCGGCGCGCCGACGATCCACACGGTAGGCCACTCCACGCGTTCGCTGGACGAGCTCGTCGCCCTGCTGCGCGCGCACGGCGTAACCGCCGTGGCCGACGTGCGGACGGTGCCTCGCTCGCGGCGCCACCCGCATTTTTGCGCGGATTCCCTCGCGATCGCTCTGCCGGAGCACGGCATCGAGTACCTTTCGCTGCGCTCCCTCGGAGGGCTGCGGCGCCCGCGGCCGGATTCGATCAACGGTGCGTGGCGCAACGACAGCTTTCGCGGTTATGCCGACTTCATGCAGACCGATGCATTCATCGAAGCGCTGGAGGAGCTGACGTCGATCGCGCGCGAAAAACCGACCGCGACGATGTGCGCGGAGGCGGTTCCGTGGAGGTGCCACCGCTCGCTGATCAGCGATGCGCTCGTCGTGCGCGGCTGGCGCGTGCTGGACATCATGAGCCAGACGAAAGCCGCGGCCCATTCGCTGACGAAATTCGCGCTGGTCGACGGCACGACGGTGACGTACCCGCCGGAGCAGCCGGACTTATTGCCGGTCTGA
- a CDS encoding PAS domain S-box protein → MKAQRNAEEILFAVGVTAFAVLLRWLIDPWLGSDLPYSTVFGAVAFAVYFGGIRGGLLSAVLGFAACSYLFFAQRGAVRVATPGQVVGLAIFVATNAVIIGLGHAMRSARRRAQHEGDRTRTILASIGDAVIVTDAEGRITFLNGVAEELSGWRSAEAVGRPHVEVFRILHEHTRREVEDPVARALHEGKPIGLANHTLLVRKDGSECPVDDSAAPIRDHEGSIFGVILVFRDVTEQRRVQYDRERLATIVRDSGDAFITKDLDGIIQTWNVSAEALFGYTAEEIVGRSVATLVPAGRLDEEARILASLRNGQPIERVETERMTSDGRLIPVAVSVSPLRNAEGELIGASKILHDITERIAARRDLEREKELLATTLASIGDGVMTTDRRGRVMSINAVAEQLTGWTAQDAVGRSLDEVFRIVNEQTRRTVESPAARALREGVIVGLANHTILIRKDAREIPIDDSAAPIRLPEDPLAGCVLVFRDVTERRRSEREIADSRASLQLADRRKNEFLATLAHELRNPLAPMRNSLQILRMTTADDETTDRAIGTMERQVEQMVHLVDDLLDVARISRGKIELRNERVELGAIVQQAMEICRPLAECLHHEVHVSLPDEPVYLQADRVRLAQVLSNLINNACKYTQPGGRIDLVAERRGGTVEVRVKDTGVGIPAEMLETVFEMFAQVDRSLERSQGGLGIGLTLAKELVEMHSGTIQATSAGPGLGTEVAVRLPVLDRGAEDAARPASNDHERGEARRVLVVDDNVDSADSLSMLLRMRGHQTKIARDGVEAVEAARTFRPEIVLLDIGLPRMNGLDVCRRIRAQEWGSAMRIVALTGWGQEEDRLRSLEAGFDHHLVKPVNIAELTTLIAQLPPNDSDRQ, encoded by the coding sequence TTTTCGCCGTCGGCGTGACCGCCTTCGCAGTCCTGCTGCGATGGCTGATCGATCCATGGCTGGGCAGTGACCTGCCGTACTCCACGGTCTTCGGCGCCGTCGCGTTCGCCGTCTATTTCGGCGGGATCCGCGGAGGGCTGCTTTCGGCCGTCCTCGGCTTCGCGGCCTGCAGCTACCTGTTCTTTGCGCAGCGCGGTGCAGTGCGCGTCGCGACGCCCGGCCAGGTGGTAGGGCTCGCGATTTTCGTTGCCACCAATGCGGTCATCATCGGGCTCGGTCACGCGATGCGCAGCGCGCGCCGGCGCGCCCAGCACGAAGGCGACCGGACGCGGACGATCCTGGCGAGCATCGGGGACGCGGTGATCGTCACCGATGCGGAGGGGCGCATCACGTTCCTCAACGGAGTCGCCGAAGAGCTCAGCGGCTGGCGCAGCGCGGAGGCGGTGGGCAGGCCGCACGTGGAGGTATTCCGGATCCTTCACGAGCACACCCGCCGGGAGGTGGAGGATCCGGTGGCCAGGGCGCTGCACGAAGGAAAGCCCATCGGTCTTGCGAATCATACGCTGCTGGTGCGCAAGGACGGCAGCGAATGTCCCGTCGACGACAGCGCTGCGCCGATCCGCGATCACGAGGGCTCGATCTTCGGCGTCATCCTCGTGTTCCGCGACGTCACCGAGCAGCGCCGCGTGCAGTACGACCGCGAAAGGCTCGCGACCATCGTCCGCGATTCGGGGGACGCGTTCATCACGAAGGATCTCGACGGCATCATCCAGACCTGGAACGTCAGCGCCGAGGCCCTGTTCGGCTACACCGCCGAGGAGATCGTCGGCCGCTCGGTCGCGACACTGGTCCCTGCGGGGCGCCTGGACGAGGAGGCGCGGATCCTCGCGAGCCTGCGCAATGGGCAACCGATCGAACGCGTCGAGACCGAACGGATGACCAGCGACGGCCGGCTGATTCCCGTCGCCGTCAGCGTCTCGCCGCTGCGCAACGCCGAAGGCGAGTTGATCGGAGCATCGAAGATTCTCCACGACATCACCGAGCGGATCGCCGCGCGAAGGGATCTCGAGCGTGAGAAGGAACTGCTCGCGACGACGCTGGCCAGCATCGGCGACGGCGTCATGACGACGGACAGGCGCGGCAGAGTAATGTCGATCAACGCCGTGGCCGAGCAGCTCACCGGCTGGACGGCACAGGATGCGGTGGGGCGAAGCCTGGACGAGGTGTTCCGGATCGTCAACGAGCAGACACGCCGCACGGTCGAGAGTCCGGCGGCCCGCGCACTGCGCGAAGGCGTGATCGTCGGCCTGGCCAACCATACCATCCTGATCCGAAAGGACGCCCGCGAGATTCCGATCGACGACAGCGCGGCGCCGATTCGCCTGCCCGAAGATCCTCTGGCGGGCTGTGTGCTGGTGTTCCGCGACGTTACCGAGAGGCGCCGCAGCGAGCGCGAGATCGCCGACTCGCGCGCAAGCCTGCAACTAGCCGACCGCCGCAAGAACGAGTTTCTCGCCACGCTGGCCCACGAGCTTCGCAACCCGCTGGCGCCGATGCGCAACTCCCTGCAGATCCTGAGAATGACAACCGCCGACGACGAGACCACCGACAGAGCCATCGGCACGATGGAGCGCCAGGTCGAGCAGATGGTTCACCTGGTCGATGATCTCCTCGACGTCGCGCGCATCAGCCGCGGCAAGATCGAGCTTCGCAACGAACGCGTCGAGCTCGGCGCGATCGTGCAGCAGGCCATGGAGATCTGCCGGCCGCTGGCCGAATGCCTTCACCACGAAGTACACGTCTCGCTTCCCGACGAGCCCGTCTACCTCCAGGCGGACCGCGTCCGCCTGGCGCAAGTGCTGAGCAACCTGATCAACAACGCGTGCAAGTACACGCAGCCCGGCGGGCGCATCGACCTGGTGGCCGAGCGCCGCGGCGGCACCGTGGAAGTGCGCGTCAAGGACACCGGGGTCGGCATTCCCGCGGAAATGCTCGAGACGGTGTTCGAAATGTTCGCCCAGGTCGACCGCTCGCTCGAGAGGTCGCAGGGTGGCCTCGGCATCGGCCTGACGCTCGCCAAGGAGCTGGTCGAGATGCATTCGGGAACCATCCAGGCGACGAGCGCCGGGCCGGGCCTCGGCACCGAGGTCGCCGTCCGGTTGCCCGTGCTCGATCGCGGAGCGGAAGACGCCGCGCGGCCGGCTTCGAACGACCACGAGCGCGGCGAAGCCCGCCGCGTCCTCGTCGTCGACGACAACGTCGACAGTGCGGACTCCCTGTCGATGCTGCTGCGCATGAGGGGCCACCAGACGAAGATCGCGCGCGACGGCGTCGAAGCGGTCGAGGCCGCGCGCACGTTCCGCCCGGAGATCGTCCTGCTCGACATCGGGCTCCCGCGCATGAACGGCCTCGACGTCTGCCGCCGCATCCGTGCCCAGGAATGGGGATCGGCGATGCGCATCGTCGCGCTGACCGGCTGGGGGCAGGAAGAAGACCGGCTTCGCTCGCTGGAGGCCGGCTTCGATCACCACCTGGTGAAACCGGTGAACATCGCCGAGCTGACGACACTCATCGCGCAGCTGCCGCCGAACGATTCAGACCGGCAATAA